The DNA segment GGGCGCCAAAGACGTGAAGTAGTTGTCGGAGAGGGAGAGGTTGACCAGGTTGCCGTACTTGGCCAGCCGGCACACCACGTCGGGCACCTCCCCGCAGAGCTGGTTCCCCGCCAGGTTGAGCTGCTCCACCTTCTCCAAGCACCCGAAGGAGAGGGGGATTGGGCCGGTGAGCTGGTTGGACCCGGCATCGAACACCGTGGCCTTCTTCAGCAGCCCCACCTCGAAGGGGAGGCAGCCGGAGAGCCGGTTGCCGAGGAACAGGATCTCGATCAGCGTCTCGCAAGCTTTGCCGATGGAGCTAGGGATGGGGCCGGTGAAGTCGTTGTAGGCGAAGGTGATGTAGGCGGCGGGGGTGCTGCCGAGGTTGTCGGGTATGTGCTGGTAGAACTTGTTGTTGTTGAGGAAGAGCACCTGGGTTTGGATGAGGAAAACGGAAGGCGGGAGGGGGCTGGCGAAGCCGTTGTAGCGGAGGTCGAGGAAGGAGAGGTTGACGAGGGGGAGCACGTTGACGGGGAATCCGCCGGAGAAGTCGTTGTTGCTGAAGTCGAGCTCGTAGAAGAATGGAAGTGTACGGATGTACGGGACGGTGCCGCCTAAGTTGTTGGAGTTGGCATGGAAGAGCGCGAGGTCGGGGAGCTGGTCGACGAACCTTGAGACGGTTGGGGCCCCGAGCTTGAAGCCATTGAAGTCGACGGAGGCGATGGTTCGCATGTTTTTCCGGTTGGGCGGCGTCTCGCAGTAGAAGCCTTGGTAGCCATCGCCGTCGTTGTTGCATAACTTGAACCCGCGCCACGTGTCGGTCTTGTTCAAGGGATCGCAGGTGATGGTTCTCTTGAACCGCTGGATGACGAAATAGGCTCTGTACTGCAGGATGTTCTCGAAGTCGcaaggctgcggctgctgcggagAAGAAGGAGGCCTTCTGGGCTGAGCTTCCGGAGGCGGACGCCGAGgctgaggcggaggcggaggcggaggctcgCCGCCGATGCCGATGCCGATGCCAATCTCAAGGGCTTCCCTGtcacttctgctgctgctgctgctgagagTGGGGATGAGCAGCAGCCccaagaagaagaggaacagtTGCATGGGCGAGAAGCAGAAGCTGCGTCGGCGATCCATGCCTTTCTTCTATCTCGCACTCTGTCAACGAAGCAACCGTCAGCACCACCTACTTATAAGACATCTCATTAACTCCTCGCTCGGAAAGCTAAATCTCAAGGCTTTTGCACTCTCCCATGTTACGATCTCTCTGGCATACGTGGAAGAATCGAAGGAGTGGGAGATGAATACAGACAGATACAGCTGGGAGATTTGGACGTCGAAATGGAGGTGTTTGTTCGGCAAATGAAATGATTGGAGAAGGGGAAAAGGCACAAGTGTGCCTCGAAATTATTGGTGGTTGAGCGATTGCAGTCATCGCGGTTTTGTTGAGGAGGGACACATTGCTATTTAAACTATCTGCTGCAGAGCTGTTCTTCTTTTTCCTCCGCTAAGTCAAAAAATCTGCATGCAGGGAAACCTATTGATCTGCTTCGGCAAATAAGAACACATAACAAGGGGTGGGTGCATGGTTGGAGGCGGAAAAGGAGGCTCGAGTCTTACCGTGTCGGTGACAACAATTCCGGTTGACCTCGAGGCTCGGGCATCCAACTGAGTGAGACGTCGACAGCCCCCGTGAGGCCGTGCTACTGGCCCGTCCTCTGTAGCTTGGCAGCGCGGCCGCTTGGCACTCATATAAGGCCGGAAGGACTAAGGAGGAGTACCGACGCTTTCACGTGGCGTAAACCAAGTGTGATACTTTTCGCAGGATACTTCCGATCGTTAGTGGTCTCCGCATGGTCGCCTCGTCCTCCATGATTTTTGTCTTCTGCTGAAACAGCAAGGCATGACATTTACTAGCCTCGGAATCAGCTGAATCCCTGTAGTTATCCCCATACAGAATGTTCGAGCCATGTAAACATGATCTTATCTCGTCCTTCCGCACATCATGCCAATGCTAAATTAATTGGGAGGCTTAGCCAAACGATATTAATTGTTGCATTACAACATAATAGCTTTTGTCTCATCGTATGGTTTCTACTATCAAGATTTCTTGTACCAATTGTTGAATATTTGTATTGAGGGTATTTAAGATGTGATTATGTTATTATAtacaaaaaaatttaatgttagaAACTGAAATTAAATAACGATAGATCAAATCTATCATTATCTTTTAATTGCATCCAAAAATTTTGTATCTGATCTGTTGGCACACCAACGTGGAATCAAAAATCACATTGAGAATATCTATAATATAGACAATCACATGTAGAATATCTATAATATAGAGCAAAGGGTCAAGGACGACAATTAAAAAAATCCTTCTATGATCTGGTAAGAAATCATAGAATTAGATTTTCTTTCTATTTAATGATAACTATCATTAGAatttaatcaaatttataatatatcttacctaattagataagatcatataatttgatatttttctacttgacccattaattaataagatattaaaaagtttaatatcaaaataaataaaatataagtttatttaaaaataattttacttaattatatttttttaaaaacttaaaatacaTTTTGTACATGAccatgaattaaaaaaaataataagttcaataaacataataatactatattaagtctcaCTAGTAATATGAGTCAAAATGATTGCATATCATCAATGTCATGCTCCCTTCTATGTATCTAATACTATTAGCTTTTCCTAATATAATCCATAATAAccttataatttatcttgttaaaataattctattattatatttataaatataaatataaacatgatAACAAATATTAATAACTATAATTAAGTAATAAAAGTATCAATAATAGCCATACCTATGAGTTACTTATAAGTCTCattctaaaaatatattatttaaatattttagatagtAAAGCTTTAGTAAATAAATCAATAATCATCAAGGTGGTGCTTTGGTTCTCAATTGacacatattattttttaaatatttttttaactgtTAAATACTTTATCTCAATATATTTGTAATTACTAGAATACTTGTCATTCTTATAGAATAAAACTACTATAGCATTATTATAAAATATCTTCGGTAGCTTAGCAATCGAGTTGATCATATCAAGTTTTAATCGCAATCAAAAAGCATGAATTGTGGTCTTAAAGCATATCATAAATTTAGTTTCCATTGTTAATGATATAAAGTAATTGCTTTACACTTTTCGAAATATCCTCTCCGGCTAACATAAATCTAAATCATGAAGTAGATTTCTTATTATGgaggtaatttataaaattagcaTATGAATATTCCATCATTTTAAGCTAATCCAATATCTTGTATGTGAGCatgtaatattttattatagtatTTGAATTTCACACACATAGAAGTACTACTAGCATTTTAGTTGAAAcacaataatatatttatattattcttaattcatgatatgatttatgatgtctatgcttcataaatatgataaatgacatgCTCATGTTTTTGACATTTAAGATTGAAGTATATGCTTTCCAAAAATATCATTCTAAATGTCCTACATAGTATTGGTTTAACATGCATAATAATGTTTACGTTAAGTAAAGAGCAAAAGGTCAAAGTGTATTAGTGGACTTAAATATGAGGTTAATTTATGATAATAACCATGTATATAGTAACTAGAAGGTATGATTGGATTTTAATTGGTCTTAAATAAATGTGAAGGCTCGAATGAGTTTGAACATAACTAAagaaaatttaagttttaaacctTGTATATACGAAGGATAATAAGCTAATTGGACATAAATagagtaataaaaaatgaaatagaGATGCAAATCAAAGAGGAGTGTTATACTAAATATTGAGATATATAAGTAAAATTAAAGGATATgtttagataaaaaatatatctttatgGTATCAAAGTAAACTCAATTAAGGTTGctacaatattaaaattatattaataaaaaaaagaaagaaaaagaaaaacttgaaaTAAGACCTAATGTGATTGAATCCTAATCCTCAAGTTAACCTCTTAAAAATCTCAATCTTATTTTGGTATCATCATCTTTACTAACTTGATAGCCCATGACCCTTTCTTTTTTTCTATAGTCATTCTCTTAGCTTTTTTCATAGAGACCATGGAACCTCATCTTTAATgaatattgagaaaaaaaaattcaactctTCCTTTACTATACTTAGAGTTTCAGGTTTATAGATTATAAGTAAATCTTTCTAGCTACTTTGAGGTAACAtagattttaaatttatctataaTTTTTTTGCTATGTTTTGGATGACTTTAATTTGAGGTAACATAGATTTTACTATTCATTATGGTTTTAAGGCCTTTGGGATAACTTTAATTTGAGATTAGTGCAGTTATTATATTCCTAATTTGAGATATTTAAAATCTCTTATTTTCTAAAAAAGAGATTCTATTTGGATTGAATTATCTCTTAGGGATATGATTAATCTCTAGCATTTTGATATATTGTAAAAGGCTCCCTTAGGGTTCTTGTGATTTAGAATTTTATGAATACCATCTCTATACACTAAGATATGAGTTTTATAAACTTAAATAGTCCTAACATAGTTTCAACATTATAGAATATGCATTAGTTATTGAATTGGGAGATTAATTTATCCTCTAAATGATCTTGTTTTAAGTTAAAGTTTGGTATGtacttaattttatatatttcctAGTTAACTAAAAGtttcatgataattcaagattGTTTGATCAGCTAGAATATTAAAGTAAAATTTGATCATAGAATTATACAATAGTTTAGTTGATGCTAGCTAGTTTATTTGATTATAGTGTGAATTATTAGAAAATTTGATGGTAGAATCTAGATAAATTTTTTAggttaattataatttattttatgagaaattttatcaaatttttctatgaattattataataaattattataaattaattattcaAGAGGTATGATTCTTAATTAATATATCTCATGACCCTATCATCCTAATTTGATATGTGTATCGCACCTTACCACACTCAATCATTAAAAATATGATCTTTCCTTCACATATCAATTCCTATAAATATATTTCATAAGGTTACACACCTAGCTTTCCGtttccttttctatgaatccttcagtttattctaTATAGATTTTCTTATATAGATCTCTATTTAGAAATATTACATTCACATCAATTtgatataactcaaaatcataatgaatTACTAATGTCATAACGATCGTTAATAAGTTTTTTTATAAACTAAAGAAAATAACTTGTTATAGTCGATATtttaattttgagaaaaaaatttggATCACAAGTCTAACTCTATATCATTCTTTATTGTGTCTTAAattatattttgttttaaggATCCATTTGTAActaactcttttataattattaaataattcaaTTAGTTCTCAAATACTATTCTAGTCTATTGATTTGTAACTCTTCTTTCATCGTATCATACCACTTTTTAGAATCTCTACTTTATATGGCTTGTAAAAATAATAAACGATTTCTTTTCATCCCTATATTATAATTTGATTCAGGTAGATATACTATATaattatcaaaaatgatatatctccttttcttttgagattttCTTAAAACTATCAATTGTCGTTGTTTTACAATATCATTAGCCATGATATCAATATCACGTGGAAGttcattaatgttattttattatttatctttattaatTCTTTCAATGATATGAGAAATACTAATCTCTCGAATAggaaataataaaggagtatcaatATGTATCTCTTTGATATCAAAATGGATCATTCAAgaattttcactcccactgattttatcattttctagaaatcttatattattatattctatTATCCTCATATTATAATTAAAGTAATAAAAACTATatcacttggatttttctggataatcaataaaatatccaaaaatagttcttggatccaattttttTTAATGTCGATTGAAGACTCTTAATTTTATAAAACAATCCTAAATATGTAGATGTCTCAAATTAGATTTTCTACCGATCCATAACTTAAATGGAGTTGAGGGAACTAACTTACTAGAAATTTTGTTTAAGATATAGATAGTTATAGTAAGAGATTCATTGCACATTGACTTAGGTACAAAAAAATAGCTTTTATGTTTCTACTCATATCTATAAGAGTATAATTTCACATTTAACAATATCATTTTATTATGGTATACTTGGTAAAGTATACTAAGTATAAATATCTTGCTTTTCTAAGAATCTAATAAAAAGATTAGCATTCTAATCGGATTCATCATGTTTCTCATAAAATAGATTtagcaattttaacttttctatctaattatctcttaaTCTCATTTATGTACATTTCAAGAGTGTCAATAACTTTAGACTGAAagagaaaatataaaataattcacagatatcaatatgaataatctcaatGAATTTTTTActtcttgtgatatttttttatatgcttAGTTTGCTTTTCCTCAATGCAATCTATGCAAACATCAAAATcaacaaaatataaatatcttaaaatattatgcttcactaatcttttaattctttccTTGAGTATATGCTATAAATGTTTATGTtataatatagaagatctttcataaTTGAAACTATGcttaatccaacatttgattatagagttattaatgtctttacaaacataatatttaaactaattctatataaatcatcacataaaattttaaaatatttttttattaaatcataaaatatattgagtttatcgttactaaagataatatcctaacttatcaattctagatagagaaagtaaatttttagaaatagtagAACATAGCATGTGTCAGTAGGATCCATCAGATGACTTGTTTGATAATTCCTCACTTTTGCTTTGAGATGATTCCTcgtaatgatgaatcttttatatttttttaggttTTAGGTTGAAAAAAATCTCTAAATATGTAATATAAGTTGAAACACTAAAATCAATCCACTAAGCATTAGAAATAACTTTTGTAATGTTTAATTTAAAACATACAAATGTTAAgtatataccttttttttttttcgaactaAGTCATATGTCATTTCTTATGGTAAAAGCACTTTACTTTGAAAGCTTGTTTTCATTAATCTGCTTAACATTTTCAAACCTGACAAATTTATTTAGCAAATGATGATTTAACCTTCTTTTATTATTATCAGATCTTTTCTATCTCAATCTTAATTCTTTTTAAACACATATACTAGTCAGTTTATTCAAGTCTCACTTATTCTTATTTAttttatagtgaatcttgaatgggttaAACTAAGGAAGAGAACTAAAAAtgaactgcaaaaaaaaaaaaaaactcatcaaTATTCATGCCTAATGCTTTAAGCTTTGTAGTCTTATTAGTTATATTAAGGATGTGATCTTGAATCTCTTGAGTTCTATCATACTGTaatcaatttttcttttaatgtatTAGCTAATGacttattaatatatttaaatttatctatAATAGTTCTTAAGTATTCATATGCGCTAGTTGTAAGCGATAATAAAGTTTTTATGTTATTTATAATTATCATTCTTATAAATGTTGAACTAAGCCTATTAATTCTTTCTCAAACATTCATTTCGTTGATTTGTTTCACAGTACTTTCATCAATCAAGTCTATGGGTCTTTCAATAAGCAATACTAAGTTAATATCTAATATGCATAGTATAAATTATAAATGctctaataatttcaaataatttaaACTAAAGAGTATAATGATACTAGAAGTATATCAGTGTATAAAAGAAAGTgccatcataaaatataaaataacatttgatatcatccatatttcacctttgaataaaatattgatatatacAATGTCCACTCAAAATTATTATTTGTAGATGGTTGATACCATCATTATATAGAATAGTATTGTTATTATTGAGTATAcaatcttaaattataaaatatccaaaatagtattaCCCTATCCATCATGTAATTATTCGAAGTATATTCTCACTTAGAATTATCAAATATCCTAAAAATATCCTAATTATATGtaccattgtgaatattattttctcaatatcatttaggattaatttcttaattaatctagtaaattatttatttaagcCACTCTAGTAATtaccgttgaatctcggattttgatgatgaaactaattgattgtgtttagatgtttaactgcattttgagtgatgcaggtctactcgatcaggattagacagttgacgcaggaggaattgacgttgcgccggaggagatcacgttaggatattggacggcagaaggcttcggacgtcgggcatcgggccaaggagagcggaattacgccaaggatatcggggttgcggaggtcaaccgccgattgggcaacaagccgcaagagaggacgatgcgctgaagaatcggacgaagcgccaaccaatgacgtgccgggcaacggaatgccgattcgcgttgtaataactgtctagatcgaagtagagttttggattgtatgtgcaggattaactacgataatgatgaagacataaagcgaaacaaagtgctggagtcaagcgcgaaggattcattgggagttcgagagttcgacggaagtccgaaggttcgttggaagttcgcggagctcatcgagaaagatcagagcttaccgaagaagctcgttggaactcgccaagatcaaatcgtgaagtctaggagcttgccgggagtccgcagaatggtttctgagagtttatcggaagaccgtcggaagttcgccggaagctcgccggaagaagtcttgacttacggactttgtaatagcttagaaaatgtctt comes from the Musa acuminata AAA Group cultivar baxijiao chromosome BXJ2-8, Cavendish_Baxijiao_AAA, whole genome shotgun sequence genome and includes:
- the LOC135619532 gene encoding uncharacterized protein At4g06744-like; translated protein: MDRRRSFCFSPMQLFLFFLGLLLIPTLSSSSSRSDREALEIGIGIGIGGEPPPPPPPQPRRPPPEAQPRRPPSSPQQPQPCDFENILQYRAYFVIQRFKRTITCDPLNKTDTWRGFKLCNNDGDGYQGFYCETPPNRKNMRTIASVDFNGFKLGAPTVSRFVDQLPDLALFHANSNNLGGTVPYIRTLPFFYELDFSNNDFSGGFPVNVLPLVNLSFLDLRYNGFASPLPPSVFLIQTQVLFLNNNKFYQHIPDNLGSTPAAYITFAYNDFTGPIPSSIGKACETLIEILFLGNRLSGCLPFEVGLLKKATVFDAGSNQLTGPIPLSFGCLEKVEQLNLAGNQLCGEVPDVVCRLAKYGNLVNLSLSDNYFTSLAPSCISLIHSNVLDVRKNCIPWLPHQRSPEECAWFLKLPKVFCPNAHYIPCHLPWEGRDELDSSASSSPAVDGGRDKSPASGYTTYQALHHHDKP